The Phycisphaerae bacterium nucleotide sequence TGTACTACAACACGCACGCGCTGGCCCCGGTGATGTTTGTGACGGACACCTGGCCGGTGAAGGTGAACGGTTTCGTGATGGCCGCTGACGAGCGGGATATGGTGCATTACGGCAAGACCGCCCACCGACAGGATATCAACTGGGCGATGATGCTGCGGATGGACAACGGAGCGATGGTCCGCCTGATCGGACTGGCCATGCGCGGGCACGGCAACTGGTATCGCTTCCACTGCATGCGGGGATTGATGGAGAATCTGCGGACGGGCAATCGCAACATGGTTCGGGTGTGGCGCGAGCCGTTCGATATGAAGAAGGGCGAGCTCCAGGAAACGATCTACGTTCCGAACTTCCCAGCTGGACACGAAGCGGCGGCCAGATCAGGCCACGGCGGCGGCGATTACTTCATGAATCACCACTTCGCCGAGGCGATCCGCAGCGGCAAGCCGCCGTACCTGGACGTGTATCGCGGCGTGGCGATGTCGATCGCGGGGATCCTGGCTTACCGGTCGGCGCACAACAACTCGAACACCATCGATATTCCTGACTTCCGCGATAGGTCGCAGCGGAAGCAGTACGTCAACGATCACTGGAATCCGGACCCGGCGCGACACAAAAAGGGTTATCCGCGGCCGAGCGTGCTGGGCGACCTGAAGCCCAAGGGCCTGACCTACGCCCGCAAATGCTGGCGTGAGGCGGGATACCAAGGCGAGTAGAGCAATACAGGAGACCAACCGATGGGCATCACGCTTGGATTCGTCGGCGCCGGTTCGTTCGGCAGCCGCTTCGTGCCGCTCTATCAGGACCATCCGGAGGTGGAACGGATCGTGCTGTGCGATCTGAAGCCGGATCTGCTGGAACGGCAGGCCCGTGAGTTTGGGATCACCGAGACGTGCGGTTCGCTGGATGAACTGCTGGCTCGCGACGACGTGGACGCGGTGGCGATCTACACACAGCATTGGCTGCACGCCGAGCAGGCGATCGCGGCGATGAAGGCGGGCAAGCACGTGACGACGGCGGTGCCGGCGGCGTACTCGATCGATCAGTGCCAACGGCTGGTCGAGACCGCAGTGCGGACGGGCCGGACCTACAGCGTCCAGGAGACCAGCGTGTATTATCCAGGCGTGGCCTACGCGCGGGAGCGGTATCGCAAGGGTGATTTCGGCTACATCACCTATGCCGAGGCGCGGTACTTTCACGACTGGAGCCACGGGATGGAGGAGGTGCATCGCCGGCGTTACGGACCCGGCTGGGAGCAGCACGCGGGCGAGCCGCCGATGCAGTACATCACGCACAGCACGAGCTGCATCATGTCGGTGACCGGAGCGCACGCGACGGAAGTATCGTGCCTGGGCTATTCGATGCCGGGCGACGAGATCTACGACTCGCGCAAGCCGCACGGTAACAGCCAGTCCAATCAGGTGGCGATGCTGAAGATGAGCGACGGGTCGATCGCCCGGATCGCTGAGTTCCGCCGCATCGCCCACACCGGCGAGGTTGCGGCCAGCTACTACGGGACCAAAGGTTCGCTTCAGTGCGATCCATACCAGTGGTGGGACCTGCAGGGCTCCCGGCCGGTCGAGTTGAGCCGCTTCCACAATCCGCTGCCGGACAAGTTGGTCAAATACGTCTTCGGCGGCCACCAGGGCTCACACCCGTACCTGGTGCACGACTTTGTCAGCAGCGTGGTCAACGGCACGGTGCCCGAGTGCAACGTATGGGCGGCGGCGCGGCACAACCTGCCGGGCCTGGCCGCGGTAGAGTCGGCCAAGCGCAGCGGTGAGTGGATGAAGGTTCCGGACTTCGGCGATCCGCCGGCGGCGCCGGGCGAGAAGCCGGGTGTCCGGCGGATCGACGACGGATTCTTTCAGAAGCATTGATGGAAACCAGCGGCGAGGAAGAAGCCATGGGCACTGATCGGGCGGAACTGGCCAGAGCGGCGATCGAGGGGACGGCGACACGAGGCGTGCCGTCGTGGCTCATCCACCCGATGGAGCATGCGATGATTGAACGCCTGGCGGACGCCGCGCCCGGCGATTACCGCAAAGACCCCGAACGGGTCTACCTGGCCATGCAGAACAACGTCGGGACGTGCATGATCGATCAGTTCATCCCGGACAATCCCCTGACCATCGGTAATCACGGGTACGAGGGGGCCGACAAGGGCGCCACGACGGGCGCCGAGCGCATCGTGATCGACGGCGTTGAAATTGACTCGCCCGAGGCGGTCTGCGAACACATGGAGCGATTCGCATTCCCGTCGATCAGGAAGGCCATCGCCGGGTTCGACGAAGACGACCGCGTGCGGGAGGTCCTGGAGCAGGAGGCGTTGGTCCAGAAGAGAATTGGCCCAGCCATTCTCAAGGCGCCCTACGGCTGCGCCAGGTTCCCCTGCCTGCGCTACGGGCACTACGGCTACGCGAACTACTTCATGGCCTATGCGCTGTATCCGGAAGTGATGGAGCGGGACTTCTCGCTTCAGGCCGACCTGGCCCTGCTGAACAACCGCGCCGTGGCCCGGGCTTACATGGAGGGCAACCTTCCGCGGTTGTGCCGGGCGGACCACGATATGGCCGACTCGCGTGGAACACTGGTCGATGTCAAGACACTGGATCGGATCTGGT carries:
- a CDS encoding Gfo/Idh/MocA family oxidoreductase is translated as MKSTKSAIRVGVVGVGRGQGFARGAGPHLGMELVALCDTWEERLLKVGKELGVSTYTDYEKFLEHEMDAVILANYFHEHAPFAIKALGAGLHVMSETSACFTLGEGVTLIEAVEKSKKTYMFAENYPYMLFNQEMRRLYQSGTMGEFQYGEGEYVHPMGAEDANRISCGVNHWRNWLPYMYYNTHALAPVMFVTDTWPVKVNGFVMAADERDMVHYGKTAHRQDINWAMMLRMDNGAMVRLIGLAMRGHGNWYRFHCMRGLMENLRTGNRNMVRVWREPFDMKKGELQETIYVPNFPAGHEAAARSGHGGGDYFMNHHFAEAIRSGKPPYLDVYRGVAMSIAGILAYRSAHNNSNTIDIPDFRDRSQRKQYVNDHWNPDPARHKKGYPRPSVLGDLKPKGLTYARKCWREAGYQGE
- a CDS encoding Gfo/Idh/MocA family oxidoreductase produces the protein MGITLGFVGAGSFGSRFVPLYQDHPEVERIVLCDLKPDLLERQAREFGITETCGSLDELLARDDVDAVAIYTQHWLHAEQAIAAMKAGKHVTTAVPAAYSIDQCQRLVETAVRTGRTYSVQETSVYYPGVAYARERYRKGDFGYITYAEARYFHDWSHGMEEVHRRRYGPGWEQHAGEPPMQYITHSTSCIMSVTGAHATEVSCLGYSMPGDEIYDSRKPHGNSQSNQVAMLKMSDGSIARIAEFRRIAHTGEVAASYYGTKGSLQCDPYQWWDLQGSRPVELSRFHNPLPDKLVKYVFGGHQGSHPYLVHDFVSSVVNGTVPECNVWAAARHNLPGLAAVESAKRSGEWMKVPDFGDPPAAPGEKPGVRRIDDGFFQKH